A part of Paenibacillus sp. IHBB 10380 genomic DNA contains:
- a CDS encoding GNAT family N-acetyltransferase has translation MQSKNATTIDYDIILKLWEESVTATHGFLSIKDKQEIKKEIPLYFPNLDIRLWYVENSFIGFSATNKNHLEMLFLDPVETGKGYGKQIIQSLIEHFGVTTVDVNKQNENAKMFYLKSGFSIVNEEPTDNAGRPYPILHMKLSEKQK, from the coding sequence ATGCAAAGCAAAAATGCAACAACCATTGATTATGATATCATTTTGAAACTCTGGGAAGAATCTGTAACAGCTACTCACGGTTTTTTAAGTATCAAGGATAAGCAGGAAATCAAGAAAGAAATCCCCTTATATTTTCCTAATCTTGATATAAGACTTTGGTACGTTGAGAATTCTTTCATTGGATTTTCGGCTACAAATAAAAATCACTTGGAAATGCTGTTTTTAGATCCCGTAGAAACCGGAAAAGGATACGGAAAACAAATTATACAATCCTTAATCGAACATTTTGGCGTAACGACCGTAGATGTTAATAAACAAAATGAGAATGCGAAAATGTTCTACTTGAAAAGTGGTTTTTCGATCGTAAATGAGGAACCGACAGATAACGCAGGCCGTCCTTACCCGATATTGCATATGAAATTATCCGAAAAGCAGAAGTGA
- a CDS encoding VOC family protein codes for MSATLEVAIFLSMNGNAQEAINFYKNHFNAEELLLVTYQDMAKRDSSIQLTDENKNYISHSVLSIGRTKVMIAEDTMDIKEKYAVGNNTSLCIQSADLEEIERFYNSLITDDRVKIIVPLSNNVFSKAYGIIEDPFGIQIQLMFDDRLQ; via the coding sequence ATGAGTGCAACACTAGAAGTAGCTATTTTCTTATCCATGAACGGAAACGCACAAGAAGCTATAAATTTTTACAAAAACCATTTTAATGCAGAGGAATTGTTACTTGTTACCTATCAAGACATGGCAAAACGTGACAGCTCAATACAGCTTACGGATGAAAATAAGAATTATATTTCTCACTCCGTCTTATCCATCGGAAGAACAAAAGTAATGATAGCGGAAGATACAATGGATATCAAAGAAAAATATGCAGTTGGCAATAATACTTCATTATGTATTCAAAGTGCGGACTTAGAAGAAATTGAACGTTTTTATAATAGCTTAATTACAGATGATAGAGTGAAAATCATTGTTCCTTTATCTAATAATGTGTTTAGCAAAGCATACGGTATTATTGAAGACCCGTTCGGTATTCAAATACAATTAATGTTTGATGATAGATTACAATAA
- a CDS encoding helix-turn-helix transcriptional regulator, whose product MNKSERLNDMIRYLNSREFFNLNDLMNKYNISKSTALRDISSLEQLGMPIFSEHGRHGRYGILKNKLLSPINFTIDEVYALYFAMLTLESYQSTPFHLSVTKLNEKFGNCLSKKQIEQIHKMKKVLQFEIYQHHNVSRFLDKILKSILNESNCKIQYVKNNQTKSYHVQFFKISAKFGQWYATGVELNTNKYRVFRCDRITFIEEEEIKSHFSIDELVSRSLEMYQSEKSIDFEVEILEQAKDIFYKEHYPSMKIENGNKTVIKGFYNLGEEEFIASYFMRYGNYVISVKPESLKQIIQDRLENLLDHYQKL is encoded by the coding sequence ATGAATAAATCAGAAAGATTAAATGACATGATAAGATACTTAAACAGTCGAGAGTTCTTTAATTTAAATGACCTAATGAATAAATACAATATTTCAAAAAGTACAGCTCTACGTGATATTAGTTCATTAGAACAATTAGGTATGCCTATTTTTTCGGAACATGGCAGACATGGACGATATGGCATCTTAAAAAATAAATTGTTATCCCCCATTAATTTTACAATTGATGAAGTGTATGCTCTGTACTTTGCAATGTTGACGTTAGAATCTTATCAATCAACACCATTTCATTTAAGTGTTACTAAGCTAAATGAAAAGTTTGGAAACTGTCTTTCTAAAAAACAAATAGAGCAGATTCACAAAATGAAAAAAGTCCTACAGTTTGAAATATATCAGCATCATAATGTTAGTCGTTTTTTAGATAAAATTCTAAAAAGCATTCTTAATGAGAGCAACTGTAAGATACAATATGTAAAAAATAATCAGACAAAAAGTTACCATGTTCAATTTTTCAAAATTTCCGCTAAGTTTGGTCAATGGTATGCTACAGGAGTAGAGTTAAATACGAATAAATATAGAGTCTTCAGATGCGATAGAATAACCTTTATAGAAGAAGAGGAAATCAAATCTCACTTTTCTATAGATGAACTTGTTAGTCGTTCATTAGAAATGTATCAATCTGAGAAGAGTATTGACTTTGAAGTAGAGATTTTAGAACAAGCAAAGGATATTTTTTATAAAGAACATTATCCTTCTATGAAAATAGAAAATGGTAATAAAACAGTCATTAAGGGATTCTATAATCTAGGAGAAGAGGAGTTTATAGCTAGCTATTTTATGAGATATGGTAATTATGTTATATCAGTGAAGCCTGAATCATTAAAACAAATTATCCAAGATAGATTAGAGAATCTCTTAGATCACTATCAAAAATTATAA
- a CDS encoding Fur family transcriptional regulator, whose product MWEGGICIIETSVEKLNGIAHKLELHGYKWTKQRTMTLEVLLEKDSGYLTAEEIFMRIKSKYPQIGLSTVYRTLGLLNELHIVRKVTFNDKSTRFGLRDDDSDHLPPHLICKACGLIEKVNEDWLSELELHLRKEFGFQVFDYQLDFIGTYAECNENTCKKPNPSAP is encoded by the coding sequence TTGTGGGAAGGTGGCATCTGTATAATAGAAACATCGGTCGAAAAGTTGAATGGTATCGCTCACAAGCTGGAACTACATGGTTACAAATGGACAAAGCAACGAACCATGACTTTGGAGGTATTGTTAGAAAAAGACTCGGGGTATTTGACCGCGGAAGAAATATTTATGCGGATCAAGAGTAAATATCCCCAAATCGGATTGTCTACCGTTTATCGCACACTGGGACTGTTAAATGAGCTGCACATCGTGCGGAAAGTAACTTTTAACGACAAGTCGACCCGATTTGGGCTTCGCGACGATGATTCTGATCATCTGCCCCCTCATTTGATTTGCAAAGCGTGCGGTTTGATAGAGAAAGTGAATGAGGATTGGTTATCGGAATTAGAACTCCATTTAAGGAAAGAGTTTGGATTTCAGGTATTCGATTACCAACTCGATTTTATTGGTACGTATGCCGAATGCAATGAAAATACTTGTAAAAAACCAAATCCATCTGCGCCATAA
- a CDS encoding NAD(P)/FAD-dependent oxidoreductase produces MENGANPCFDVTIIGGGPTGLFAAFYAGMRGLKTKVIEAAPYLGGKLPYYSEKFLYDIGGIAAITAGNLIKELEAQARTFEPVIVLSQLIEHMERLADGTFRLTSNIGEVHSTRTVVIAIGGGTLVSKKIELPNAKQFEGHHLHYAAENVEQFRDKRVLISGGGDSAVDWAIALEPIAKSVGIVHRRSEFRAHEGNVTKMRNASVRVMTSSQLKEIHGDNERIKHVTIEHLETEDTFVCDMDEILVFHGAKPDLGGIKKWGLEIERDRIIVDSWMQTSILGIFAAGDVVEYPGKLPGLIAGGFTEGPAAINRVKAFLEPNKEVKPIWSTDHAELSSIHSKS; encoded by the coding sequence ATGGAAAATGGAGCGAATCCATGTTTTGATGTAACGATCATCGGCGGAGGTCCGACAGGGCTCTTTGCTGCCTTTTATGCAGGTATGCGGGGATTGAAGACGAAAGTGATCGAGGCGGCCCCATATCTTGGAGGGAAACTGCCCTATTATTCAGAGAAGTTCCTGTATGACATTGGCGGAATAGCGGCGATAACGGCTGGGAATTTAATTAAAGAGCTTGAAGCGCAAGCACGTACGTTTGAACCTGTCATCGTATTATCCCAGCTGATTGAACATATGGAACGTCTTGCCGACGGGACATTCCGTTTAACCAGCAATATCGGGGAAGTGCATAGCACGCGTACAGTTGTAATAGCGATCGGGGGAGGAACCCTTGTATCTAAAAAAATAGAACTACCAAACGCCAAACAATTTGAAGGACACCATCTGCATTATGCAGCAGAAAATGTTGAACAATTTCGCGATAAAAGAGTGCTTATATCCGGAGGCGGAGACTCAGCAGTGGATTGGGCCATCGCATTGGAACCTATTGCCAAATCCGTCGGGATTGTTCATCGAAGAAGCGAATTTCGTGCCCACGAAGGCAATGTAACCAAGATGAGGAACGCTTCCGTTCGTGTCATGACGTCTTCCCAGTTAAAGGAGATTCACGGGGACAATGAGCGCATCAAGCATGTAACAATTGAACATCTTGAAACGGAGGACACTTTTGTTTGTGATATGGATGAGATCCTTGTTTTCCATGGTGCGAAGCCTGATCTTGGGGGGATCAAGAAATGGGGCTTGGAAATTGAACGGGATCGCATCATTGTGGATTCATGGATGCAGACGTCCATACTAGGCATTTTTGCGGCAGGCGATGTCGTCGAGTATCCCGGCAAGCTGCCGGGACTGATCGCGGGAGGCTTCACGGAGGGCCCTGCGGCCATCAATCGCGTAAAAGCGTTCTTGGAACCAAATAAGGAAGTGAAACCGATCTGGTCGACAGATCATGCAGAGCTCTCGTCGATTCACAGCAAGTCTTAG
- a CDS encoding amino acid permease, translating to MTRHKLGFWILTALVVGNMVGSGIFMLPRSLSEAASPAGVILAWAATGLGVLTLALVFGSLAVRKPELSGGPQIYAKELFREGSHGSLLAGFMSTWGYWVGNIAGFVAVITTFASYLSTFFPVLTSNKVWLTFGSFTLISGNALTFLVCSVLLWGTHAICLKGMNSAGRLNFIATATKVIGFAIFIVIALFAFQQSNIGPFLAPRTNDSGETLGMLSQVNAAAIATLWAFIGVESAMVFAARARRKQDIRRATIAGLLISIVLYVGISILTMGLLTQDQLMASQNPLVDGISTVLGPIGGKLLAGLGLISLLGSTIGWVLLSAEVPFQASKLGVFLPSFSKENSKGMPKVSLLISIALGQILLLSTISGSISAAFDFIIYIATLAFLVPYLIASLYHLKLTWTGETYSLQKERVTEGIIAALAAIYSLWVIVAGTTDLKTFLLGLALIVSGILFYPLMLRSSESPNKTM from the coding sequence ATGACCAGACATAAATTAGGCTTCTGGATCCTGACTGCCCTCGTGGTCGGCAACATGGTCGGTTCCGGAATCTTCATGCTGCCTCGATCTCTGTCGGAAGCGGCGAGTCCTGCCGGGGTCATTCTGGCCTGGGCCGCTACAGGACTCGGTGTACTTACGTTGGCGCTTGTCTTCGGTAGCCTGGCTGTCCGCAAGCCTGAGCTCAGTGGCGGCCCGCAAATCTATGCGAAGGAGCTGTTTCGTGAAGGTTCGCACGGCTCCCTCCTGGCCGGATTTATGTCCACCTGGGGATACTGGGTCGGCAATATCGCTGGTTTTGTGGCGGTTATCACGACGTTCGCGAGCTACCTGTCCACCTTCTTCCCGGTGCTTACCAGTAACAAGGTATGGCTGACCTTCGGGAGCTTCACATTAATATCGGGCAATGCCCTGACGTTCCTCGTCTGCTCGGTACTGCTATGGGGAACGCACGCCATCTGCCTAAAAGGCATGAACAGCGCGGGGCGATTGAATTTTATCGCTACGGCGACCAAGGTCATCGGCTTTGCGATCTTCATTGTGATTGCCCTGTTTGCGTTCCAACAGAGCAATATCGGGCCATTCCTGGCTCCGCGCACCAATGACAGCGGGGAGACGCTCGGCATGCTCTCCCAGGTTAACGCGGCCGCGATTGCAACGCTGTGGGCTTTCATCGGCGTGGAATCCGCCATGGTCTTCGCCGCACGCGCCCGCCGCAAGCAGGATATCCGCCGCGCGACCATCGCAGGGCTGCTGATCTCCATCGTGCTGTATGTCGGCATCAGCATCCTGACTATGGGCCTGCTGACACAGGATCAACTTATGGCTTCCCAGAACCCGCTGGTGGACGGTATTTCCACCGTGCTGGGACCCATCGGCGGCAAGCTGCTCGCAGGCCTCGGACTGATCAGTCTGCTCGGCTCCACGATCGGCTGGGTGCTGCTTAGTGCCGAGGTACCGTTCCAGGCGTCCAAGTTGGGCGTGTTCCTGCCGTCTTTTTCCAAGGAGAATAGTAAGGGCATGCCGAAGGTATCACTCTTGATCTCTATCGCACTCGGTCAGATTTTGCTGCTGTCCACGATCTCGGGTTCCATCTCGGCGGCGTTTGATTTTATTATCTATATCGCTACGCTCGCCTTTCTGGTGCCTTATCTGATCGCATCGCTCTACCACCTCAAGCTGACCTGGACTGGCGAAACCTACTCGCTGCAGAAGGAGCGGGTGACCGAGGGGATCATTGCGGCTTTGGCCGCTATCTACTCGCTATGGGTCATCGTGGCGGGCACCACGGATCTCAAGACGTTCCTGCTTGGACTCGCGCTGATTGTGAGCGGCATCCTATTCTATCCGCTTATGCTGCGGTCATCGGAAAGTCCAAACAAAACAATGTAA
- a CDS encoding LysR family transcriptional regulator — protein sequence MELLQLQYFLAVARLEHVTEAARNLHVTQSSLSKTIQRLEEDLGVPLFDRVGRKLRLNEFGSRFLRRAERALFELEQGKQELSDLSSPEHNTLELAVTTASTLPNILREFRKKRPDIQFHVQMLTTQEMVTLLDRGEVDYCLSSPPIEGDNIECQIVFIDPILVAVPKGHSLADRSSVSLTELRDEWFVGVKRGYGTRDLIDSVCKSVGFVPKYVYEGDEPARLSTLVEAEIGIAFIPSTARNSREDIKYLQVENHELVREIALLWHRSRYISRAALEFREVVVEYFGAISKQTI from the coding sequence ATGGAACTTCTTCAACTGCAATATTTTCTCGCGGTAGCTCGTTTGGAACATGTGACCGAAGCTGCACGAAATCTGCACGTTACTCAATCGTCACTAAGCAAAACGATTCAACGCTTGGAGGAGGATCTAGGGGTCCCTTTATTCGATCGAGTAGGGAGAAAGCTGCGATTGAATGAGTTCGGAAGCAGATTCCTTCGCCGTGCAGAAAGGGCTTTGTTTGAATTGGAACAGGGGAAGCAGGAGCTTAGCGATTTATCCAGCCCGGAACATAACACACTCGAATTAGCGGTGACCACCGCTAGCACATTACCAAATATCCTTCGAGAGTTTCGGAAAAAGCGACCCGATATTCAATTTCATGTGCAAATGCTGACCACGCAGGAAATGGTTACGCTTCTTGATAGAGGAGAGGTTGATTATTGCTTGTCCTCACCTCCTATAGAAGGGGACAACATCGAATGTCAAATCGTGTTTATCGACCCAATCCTTGTAGCCGTTCCAAAGGGGCATTCGCTGGCAGATCGAAGCAGCGTATCCTTGACAGAGCTAAGGGATGAATGGTTTGTCGGTGTAAAGAGAGGCTACGGTACTCGCGATTTAATTGACTCTGTATGCAAATCGGTTGGATTTGTACCTAAATATGTGTATGAGGGGGATGAACCTGCAAGGCTTAGTACTCTTGTAGAAGCCGAAATTGGCATAGCCTTCATACCAAGCACGGCAAGAAATTCACGGGAAGATATCAAATATCTCCAAGTAGAGAATCACGAATTGGTACGGGAGATAGCTTTATTATGGCACAGGAGTCGGTACATTTCGCGGGCTGCTCTGGAATTCCGTGAGGTCGTTGTAGAATATTTTGGAGCGATATCCAAACAGACAATTTAA